In the Pseudanabaena sp. PCC 7367 genome, one interval contains:
- a CDS encoding IS5 family transposase, with protein sequence MKKPPQYRVRNWQEYNKSLKQRGSLIFWISKEAIEMWLEPERSGNRGASNRYSDQAIATIAMLKSIYGLAGRQVTGLVESLFTLMNIDLPVPDHSTVSRRMGKLAIELPHQKTQAARHVVVDSTGVKVYGEGEWKTRQHGIGKRRTWRKIHLGVDESSGEILAAAVTSNQYHDGQILPELLNQIEDEIKQVSGDGAYDHRDCYDAISARQAQSVIPPRKNAKIWQHGNCKAPPHPRDQNLRRIRKVGRAKWKRETGYHRRSLAETTMFRLKTIFGGKLRSRNFDNQAVELFLQCVALNRMMMLCKPDSYLVED encoded by the coding sequence ATGAAAAAACCCCCACAATACCGCGTCCGCAACTGGCAAGAGTATAACAAAAGCCTCAAACAGAGAGGAAGTCTAATTTTCTGGATTAGCAAGGAGGCAATAGAGATGTGGCTAGAGCCAGAGCGATCCGGCAACAGAGGCGCATCAAACAGATACAGTGACCAAGCGATTGCGACGATTGCGATGCTCAAGAGCATATATGGATTGGCAGGCAGACAAGTCACCGGTTTGGTCGAATCATTATTTACCCTGATGAACATAGACTTACCGGTGCCAGACCACAGCACAGTTTCAAGACGGATGGGCAAATTAGCGATCGAGTTACCCCATCAAAAGACTCAGGCAGCGAGACATGTGGTGGTTGATAGCACCGGCGTGAAAGTTTACGGAGAGGGAGAGTGGAAAACGCGTCAGCATGGCATAGGTAAGCGTCGCACCTGGCGTAAAATTCATCTGGGCGTAGATGAGTCAAGCGGTGAAATTCTTGCGGCAGCGGTTACCAGCAACCAATATCATGATGGCCAAATTCTACCTGAACTGCTTAATCAGATTGAGGATGAAATTAAGCAAGTATCTGGGGATGGTGCGTATGACCATCGTGACTGTTATGATGCAATCTCTGCTAGACAAGCCCAGTCAGTAATTCCACCACGCAAAAATGCCAAAATTTGGCAACATGGCAATTGTAAAGCACCACCGCATCCGCGTGACCAAAATTTACGGCGCATCCGTAAGGTTGGTCGTGCCAAGTGGAAACGAGAGACTGGCTATCATCGGCGCTCACTGGCAGAGACTACTATGTTTAGATTGAAGACTATTTTTGGCGGTAAGTTACGCTCACGAAATTTTGATAATCAAGCGGTGGAGCTGTTTTTACAGTGCGTGGCTCTTAATCGTATGATGATGCTATGCAAGCCTGATTCTTACCTGGTTGAAGACTAA